In Actinomyces radicidentis, one genomic interval encodes:
- a CDS encoding sulfurtransferase TusA family protein, translated as MRTVLETEGLVCPFPVVEAEDAMADLEPGDELVIGFDCTQGTQSLPAWAADNGYEVTEFTKTGEASWSITVRK; from the coding sequence ATGCGCACCGTCCTGGAGACCGAGGGTCTCGTCTGCCCCTTCCCCGTCGTCGAGGCCGAGGACGCCATGGCCGACCTCGAACCCGGTGACGAGCTCGTCATCGGCTTCGACTGCACCCAGGGCACCCAGTCCCTGCCCGCCTGGGCCGCCGACAACGGCTACGAGGTCACCGAGTTCACCAAGACCGGAGAGGCCTCCTGGTCCATCACCGTCCGCAAGTGA
- a CDS encoding M3 family metallopeptidase produces MSVTPDTSATAGGAPAPESLPDSNSLARPWSLDLGLPDFTAVRHEDIEPAVRAGMAEQRAQWEAVATSAERPTIANTIEPVQRAGELLERALTVLYSLTSTTDCPDLDELEERLGPDLSAHYDAYRLDPRVYRRFKELDDLVSAARDAGTDPVDADGAVVDSETARLIRLAVEDFERQGVALTGADADRLREINARLTTLSTKVGTRIADAMHEADVANFTQTPDLATTVPHEARVALLDRAKGRNLSGEHDTRALILEEVALRAERARLLGYEHHAALVASESAARTTPAVTAMLGQLTAPAMANARRDARVYAARMAADPATLPGEEFGAADWSRYEEAERKERFGVDDAVLAPYLELSRVVEDGVFMAANRLYGLTFHERPDLAKHMYDPDMRVWEVRDGGSEETGADAPLLGLFVGDYYARKGKEGGAWMNNLVDQSHLLGRRPVIINCLNIIKPESGPTLLTWDNVITAFHEFGHALHGLFADTRWPSESGTSVPRDVVEFPSQFNEQWALHPEVLASYAKHVDTGEPLPAEIAEQLRSQGAFGQGYATTEYLGATLIDQHWHTLAPEDVPTDPEQVEAFEHAALAEEGIDDALVPPRYRTTYFQHAFAGGYSAAYYAYIWSEVMDADATEWFRTDGEGAKDGDLGLNREAGERFRREFLSRGDSRDPAESYRAFTGRDPEIGPLLRRRGLA; encoded by the coding sequence ATGAGCGTTACCCCCGACACGTCCGCCACCGCCGGCGGCGCCCCGGCCCCTGAGTCCCTGCCCGACTCGAACAGCCTCGCCCGCCCCTGGTCCCTCGACCTCGGTCTGCCCGACTTCACCGCCGTCCGCCACGAGGACATCGAGCCCGCCGTCCGCGCCGGCATGGCCGAGCAGCGCGCCCAGTGGGAGGCCGTCGCCACCAGCGCCGAGCGCCCGACCATCGCGAACACGATCGAGCCTGTCCAGCGCGCCGGCGAGCTGCTCGAGCGCGCCCTCACGGTCCTGTACTCCTTGACCTCGACGACGGACTGCCCCGACCTCGACGAGCTCGAGGAGCGCCTCGGCCCGGACCTGTCCGCCCACTACGACGCCTACCGCCTCGACCCGCGGGTCTACCGCCGTTTCAAGGAGCTCGACGACCTCGTCTCCGCCGCGCGTGACGCCGGCACGGACCCCGTCGACGCCGACGGCGCCGTCGTCGACTCCGAGACCGCCCGCCTCATCCGGCTCGCCGTCGAGGACTTCGAGCGCCAGGGCGTCGCCCTCACCGGCGCGGACGCCGACCGCCTCCGGGAGATCAACGCCCGCCTCACGACGCTCTCCACGAAGGTCGGCACGCGCATCGCCGACGCCATGCACGAGGCCGACGTCGCCAACTTCACCCAGACGCCGGACCTCGCCACCACCGTCCCGCACGAGGCCCGCGTCGCCCTCCTGGACCGCGCCAAGGGCCGCAACCTCTCCGGCGAGCACGACACCCGCGCGCTCATTCTGGAGGAGGTCGCCCTGCGCGCCGAGCGCGCCCGCCTCCTCGGCTACGAGCACCACGCCGCCCTCGTCGCCTCCGAGTCCGCCGCGCGGACCACCCCGGCGGTCACCGCCATGCTCGGCCAGCTCACCGCGCCCGCCATGGCCAACGCCCGCCGCGACGCCCGGGTCTACGCCGCCCGCATGGCCGCCGATCCGGCGACCCTCCCCGGTGAGGAGTTCGGCGCCGCCGACTGGAGCCGCTACGAGGAGGCGGAGCGCAAGGAGCGCTTCGGCGTCGACGACGCGGTCCTCGCGCCCTACCTCGAGCTCTCCCGGGTCGTCGAGGACGGCGTCTTCATGGCGGCGAACCGCCTCTACGGCCTCACCTTCCATGAGCGCCCCGACCTCGCCAAGCACATGTACGACCCCGACATGCGCGTCTGGGAGGTCCGTGACGGCGGCTCGGAGGAGACCGGCGCCGACGCGCCCCTGCTCGGCCTCTTCGTCGGCGACTACTACGCGCGCAAGGGCAAGGAGGGCGGCGCCTGGATGAACAACCTCGTCGACCAGTCCCACCTGCTCGGCCGCCGCCCCGTCATCATCAACTGCCTCAACATCATCAAGCCGGAGTCCGGCCCGACGCTGCTGACCTGGGACAACGTCATCACCGCCTTCCACGAGTTCGGGCACGCCCTTCACGGGCTGTTCGCCGACACCCGCTGGCCGAGCGAGTCCGGCACCTCCGTGCCGCGCGACGTCGTCGAGTTCCCCTCGCAGTTCAACGAGCAGTGGGCCCTGCACCCGGAGGTCCTCGCCTCCTACGCCAAGCACGTCGACACCGGCGAGCCGCTCCCGGCGGAGATCGCCGAGCAGCTCCGCAGCCAGGGCGCCTTCGGGCAGGGCTACGCCACCACCGAGTACCTCGGCGCCACCCTCATCGACCAGCACTGGCACACCCTCGCGCCCGAGGACGTCCCCACCGACCCGGAGCAGGTCGAGGCCTTCGAGCACGCCGCACTCGCCGAGGAGGGCATCGACGACGCCCTCGTCCCGCCGCGCTACCGCACGACCTACTTCCAGCACGCCTTCGCCGGCGGCTACTCCGCGGCCTACTACGCCTACATCTGGTCCGAGGTCATGGACGCCGACGCCACCGAGTGGTTCCGCACCGACGGCGAGGGCGCGAAGGACGGGGACCTGGGCCTCAACCGCGAGGCCGGCGAGCGCTTCCGCCGCGAGTTCCTCTCCCGCGGCGACTCCCGCGACCCCGCCGAGTCCTACCGCGCCTTCACCGGGCGCGACCCCGAGATCGGCCCGCTCCTGCGCCGCCGCGGCCTGGCGTGA
- a CDS encoding polysaccharide deacetylase family protein — translation MHESQRSDLSAVPAAGGFHDDPDPLPAGRPAPGGTTPEPGLTGRRSLLRHGLAGAALTAAGLAVGGGAGAEAVHHLDTHLSPTARVAPQPSRSGRLAARVLFQTDPATGLAAITFDDGPDRHWTPMALRMLDAVGVPATFFVLGSAVADNPGLVRSETAAGHEVGVHNWVHTDVYGVDADELRGSLSRTITAIEQAGAPTPRVWRPPYGRVDAPALMVAAELDLDVLLWSRHAPSAADAADLATTVHAGAVVLCHDGRSQPNAAIFAALGRSITALKAEGLRFVTGSQMLAADAARASGTGSAVAGA, via the coding sequence GTGCACGAGTCCCAGCGTTCCGACCTCTCCGCCGTCCCCGCCGCCGGGGGCTTCCACGACGACCCGGACCCGCTTCCCGCCGGCCGGCCCGCGCCCGGTGGGACGACGCCGGAGCCGGGGCTCACCGGCCGGCGCAGCCTGCTGCGCCACGGACTCGCCGGCGCCGCCCTCACCGCCGCCGGTCTCGCCGTCGGCGGGGGAGCGGGCGCCGAGGCGGTCCACCACCTCGACACCCACCTGTCCCCGACGGCGCGAGTCGCTCCGCAGCCGTCCCGATCCGGACGCCTCGCGGCGCGCGTCCTCTTCCAGACGGACCCGGCCACCGGCCTCGCCGCGATCACCTTCGACGACGGCCCCGACCGTCACTGGACGCCCATGGCGCTGCGCATGCTCGACGCCGTCGGCGTCCCGGCAACCTTCTTCGTTCTCGGCTCGGCCGTGGCCGACAACCCCGGGCTCGTGCGCAGCGAGACCGCGGCGGGCCACGAGGTCGGCGTCCACAACTGGGTTCACACGGACGTCTACGGCGTCGACGCCGACGAGCTGCGCGGCTCGCTGTCCCGGACGATCACCGCGATCGAGCAGGCCGGGGCGCCGACGCCGAGGGTCTGGCGGCCGCCCTACGGGCGCGTGGACGCCCCCGCGCTCATGGTGGCCGCCGAGCTCGACCTCGACGTGCTCCTGTGGAGCCGTCACGCACCGAGCGCCGCCGACGCCGCCGACCTCGCCACGACCGTCCACGCGGGCGCCGTCGTCCTGTGCCATGACGGGCGCAGCCAGCCCAACGCGGCCATCTTCGCGGCGCTCGGCCGGTCCATCACCGCCCTCAAGGCCGAGGGACTTCGCTTCGTCACCGGCTCCCAGATGCTCGCCGCCGACGCCGCGAGAGCGAGCGGGACCGGATCCGCCGTTGCAGGTGCTTGA
- a CDS encoding RecB family exonuclease: MSENEQIRPTGPGASAPRRKGSRKRAALSPSRAKDFQQCPLMFRLRTVDHLPEPGSLATHKGTIVHGVLERLYDLPARDRTRDAAVAMLPAQWEAHKAKSPEVLTLFEDESRIDPWLDEARELIKAYFRMENPARLEPAERELFVQTETAGGLLLRGFVDRLDVAPDGAMRVVDYKTGRSPSPRFVEEALFQMRFYGLVLWRLRGEAPRRLQLVYLKDGRTLTHDPRLPELEAVENKVERIWDDVEDCAASGEFAPHRTRLCDWCAFQAQCPLFGGEPPELPADGLEQLLTARRAPAA; encoded by the coding sequence GTGAGTGAGAACGAGCAGATCCGGCCGACCGGTCCCGGCGCGAGCGCGCCCCGGCGCAAGGGCTCGCGCAAGCGGGCGGCGCTGTCGCCGTCGCGCGCGAAGGACTTCCAGCAGTGCCCCCTCATGTTCCGCCTGCGGACCGTCGACCACCTCCCCGAGCCCGGTTCGCTCGCCACGCACAAGGGCACGATCGTCCACGGGGTCCTCGAGCGCCTCTACGACCTGCCGGCGCGTGATCGCACCCGTGACGCCGCCGTCGCGATGCTCCCCGCGCAGTGGGAGGCGCACAAGGCCAAGAGCCCGGAGGTGCTCACCCTCTTCGAGGACGAGTCGCGGATCGATCCCTGGCTCGACGAGGCCCGCGAGCTCATCAAGGCGTACTTCCGGATGGAGAATCCCGCCCGCCTCGAGCCCGCCGAGCGCGAGCTCTTCGTGCAGACGGAGACGGCCGGCGGGCTGCTCCTGCGCGGCTTCGTCGACCGTCTCGACGTCGCCCCCGACGGCGCGATGCGCGTCGTCGACTACAAGACGGGCCGCTCGCCGAGCCCGCGCTTCGTCGAGGAGGCTCTGTTCCAGATGCGCTTCTACGGGCTGGTCCTGTGGCGCCTTCGCGGCGAGGCCCCGCGCCGCCTCCAGCTCGTCTACCTCAAGGACGGCCGCACGCTGACGCACGACCCGCGCCTGCCGGAGCTCGAGGCCGTGGAGAACAAGGTCGAGCGGATCTGGGACGACGTCGAGGACTGCGCGGCCTCGGGTGAGTTCGCGCCGCACCGCACCCGTCTGTGCGACTGGTGCGCCTTCCAGGCCCAGTGCCCGCTCTTCGGGGGCGAGCCCCCGGAGCTCCCGGCCGACGGCCTCGAGCAGCTGCTCACGGCCCGCCGGGCCCCGGCGGCATGA
- a CDS encoding site-2 protease family protein yields MPSTNAQQGWVLGRIGGAPVVVAPTSAILGLIIAASWFPLVQSSLIGAGLATVLLVVLGTVLGVAVSVMLHELAHGLTGTALGRRPVRYELYLWGGQTTFGPARGWRPWKDVLTSLAGPATNLLLWFLLRRLVDASASLPYEAAFTIWAVGWVNLALAVFNALPGLPLDGGHALAALVEQVTGSATWGLRTAAVGGLLVVVGVAWHWVLEPLVLAGQRPDGFGLILAVMVAWPIAQTSWRVLGLGRGGSRAARRLDLTTLMQPVAVLPAAVPLTAVRERLDAGAGLVLVVDGERLLGTVDDVGLAALGSLDESAVAAGAVCTVLPQAAVSSATQGEAAAEAMRRARAVSRWLVVTQGGSAVGAVPTGAR; encoded by the coding sequence ATGCCATCGACGAACGCGCAGCAGGGCTGGGTCCTGGGGAGGATCGGCGGCGCGCCCGTCGTCGTCGCCCCGACCTCCGCGATCCTGGGCCTCATCATCGCCGCGAGCTGGTTCCCGCTCGTCCAGTCCAGCCTCATCGGCGCCGGCCTGGCCACCGTCCTCCTCGTCGTGCTCGGCACCGTCCTCGGCGTCGCGGTGAGCGTCATGCTCCACGAGCTCGCCCACGGGCTCACGGGCACCGCCCTGGGACGGCGCCCCGTCCGCTACGAGCTCTACCTTTGGGGCGGTCAGACCACCTTCGGGCCCGCCCGCGGGTGGCGACCCTGGAAGGACGTCCTCACGTCGCTGGCCGGCCCCGCCACGAACCTCCTGCTCTGGTTCCTCCTCCGCCGCCTCGTCGACGCGTCCGCCTCGCTGCCCTACGAGGCGGCCTTCACGATCTGGGCGGTCGGCTGGGTCAACCTCGCGCTCGCCGTCTTCAACGCCCTGCCCGGACTGCCCCTCGACGGCGGCCACGCCCTCGCGGCGCTCGTCGAGCAGGTGACCGGGAGCGCCACCTGGGGGCTGCGCACCGCCGCGGTCGGCGGGCTGCTCGTCGTCGTCGGTGTCGCCTGGCACTGGGTGCTCGAGCCCCTCGTCCTGGCCGGGCAGCGGCCCGACGGCTTCGGACTCATCCTCGCCGTCATGGTCGCCTGGCCCATCGCCCAGACCTCCTGGCGGGTCCTCGGCCTGGGCCGCGGCGGCTCGCGCGCCGCACGGCGCCTCGACCTCACGACCCTCATGCAGCCCGTCGCGGTCCTCCCCGCGGCCGTCCCGCTCACCGCGGTCCGGGAGCGTCTCGACGCCGGGGCGGGCCTCGTCCTCGTCGTCGACGGCGAGCGCCTCCTCGGCACCGTCGACGACGTCGGACTCGCGGCGCTCGGGTCCCTGGACGAGTCCGCCGTCGCCGCGGGCGCCGTCTGCACGGTCCTGCCGCAGGCCGCCGTCAGCTCGGCGACGCAGGGGGAGGCCGCCGCCGAGGCGATGCGGCGCGCCCGGGCCGTCTCCCGCTGGCTCGTCGTCACCCAGGGCGGCAGCGCCGTCGGTGCCGTCCCCACCGGGGCCCGCTGA
- a CDS encoding multidrug effflux MFS transporter has product MGLLRRNPEPVVTAGLIVALAVQNAVPPFATDMYSPAFPEVTADLGASASAVGLTLTAFFIGMALGQLVGGAVSDQRGRRGPMILGGLVCTLGALVCAFAPTIGVLMLGRVLQGFGGGAASVVGRAVLVDLARGSALASTMSILMAVQALAPMIAPVIGGAVLTVSTWRVVFWCLVAFGLFMTAMAWIFVPESLPREARHDGGLRRFVDGFRELTGERAYLGYMLTSVFSGFGMFAYISSSSFVLQEIKGLSPLTYSIFFGATAGCQMLLSVLNARLVRGRSPRSLMAVGLTGSAVGVAVVTVSVLVLDVALVPLCCGFVLLMGSQAFVFGNSSAMALSEVAHVAGVASAFLGVAQAVANGTSAPLASAGGSSTAVPMVAVMLVGVVGAWASHLLVGRVHEERHLPEA; this is encoded by the coding sequence GTGGGCCTCCTCCGCCGCAACCCCGAGCCCGTCGTCACTGCCGGGCTCATCGTCGCCCTCGCGGTCCAGAACGCCGTCCCGCCCTTCGCGACCGACATGTACTCCCCGGCCTTCCCTGAGGTCACGGCGGACCTGGGCGCCTCGGCGAGCGCGGTCGGCCTCACCCTCACCGCCTTCTTCATCGGCATGGCCCTCGGCCAGCTCGTCGGCGGCGCCGTCTCCGACCAGCGCGGGCGCCGCGGCCCGATGATCCTCGGCGGCCTCGTGTGCACCCTCGGCGCACTCGTCTGCGCCTTCGCGCCCACCATCGGGGTGCTCATGCTCGGCCGCGTCCTCCAGGGCTTCGGCGGCGGCGCGGCCTCCGTCGTCGGCCGGGCCGTCCTCGTCGACCTGGCGCGTGGCAGCGCCCTGGCCTCGACGATGTCCATTCTCATGGCGGTCCAGGCCCTCGCCCCGATGATCGCCCCCGTCATCGGCGGTGCCGTCCTCACGGTGTCGACCTGGCGGGTCGTCTTCTGGTGCCTCGTCGCCTTCGGTCTGTTCATGACGGCGATGGCCTGGATCTTCGTGCCCGAGTCCCTGCCGCGCGAGGCCCGGCACGACGGCGGCCTGCGCCGCTTCGTCGACGGCTTCCGCGAGCTCACCGGCGAGCGAGCCTACCTGGGCTACATGCTCACGAGCGTCTTCTCCGGTTTCGGGATGTTCGCCTACATCTCCTCGTCGTCCTTCGTCCTCCAGGAGATCAAGGGGCTGAGCCCGCTCACGTACTCGATCTTCTTCGGCGCGACGGCCGGCTGCCAGATGCTGCTCAGCGTCCTCAACGCGCGCCTCGTGCGCGGTCGCAGCCCGCGCAGTCTCATGGCCGTGGGCCTGACGGGCTCGGCGGTCGGCGTCGCCGTCGTCACCGTGAGCGTCCTGGTCCTGGACGTGGCGCTCGTGCCGCTGTGCTGCGGTTTCGTCCTCCTCATGGGCTCCCAGGCCTTCGTCTTCGGCAACTCCTCGGCCATGGCCCTGTCCGAGGTCGCCCACGTCGCCGGCGTGGCGAGCGCCTTCCTCGGCGTCGCCCAGGCCGTCGCCAACGGGACCTCGGCGCCGCTCGCCTCCGCCGGCGGCTCGAGCACGGCCGTGCCCATGGTCGCCGTCATGCTCGTGGGAGTGGTCGGCGCGTGGGCCAGCCACCTGCTCGTCGGGCGGGTGCACGAGGAGCGACACCTCCCGGAGGCGTAG
- a CDS encoding DNA primase, producing MTNDPRSALNRLIAAFEAHLDAAATGDELSPAVVAAENALQDAFFTYDDALFTAHGIELPFDIVDTDDSDDDDDDYDDDDYDDDDDEDYDEDDDDDYEDDDEN from the coding sequence ATGACGAACGACCCGCGGTCCGCGCTCAACCGACTCATCGCCGCCTTCGAGGCGCACCTCGACGCGGCCGCCACCGGGGACGAGCTGTCCCCGGCCGTCGTCGCCGCCGAGAACGCCCTTCAGGACGCCTTCTTCACCTACGACGACGCCCTCTTCACCGCCCACGGCATCGAGCTGCCCTTCGACATCGTCGACACCGACGACTCGGACGACGATGACGACGACTACGACGATGACGACTATGACGACGACGATGACGAGGACTACGACGAGGACGACGATGACGACTACGAGGACGACGACGAGAACTGA
- a CDS encoding NAD(P)/FAD-dependent oxidoreductase, with protein MARVTIVGGGYGGITVAKALDDVAEVTLVEQKDTFVNHAAALRATVDREWAERIFLPYDNLLANGRVVHGTALAVDGTTVHVAGEGAIEADYLVLATGTAYPFPAKHLESSSVIAKARIERAHANLEQAKRVLVTGAGDVGIEMVGEITSAFPGIEVILLEREDEILPRKGNKPELREAIAFQLQQRGVEIITGDRLTSLPPVDPGVLSPFHVGTKHGRTIEADMWFRAYGAAAATGFLGDDYDDIRHYDGTIRVDDQLRVVDHPRVWAIGDITDVRETKRADAARAHAAVVAENIRSLIEGKPSEATYAPRPEQVVLPLGPDGGAAQLLRDGVRVVVGPEEATRIKGADIFDTRMRQTLGVTD; from the coding sequence ATGGCTCGCGTCACCATCGTCGGAGGCGGGTACGGCGGCATCACGGTCGCCAAGGCCCTCGACGACGTCGCCGAGGTCACCCTCGTCGAGCAGAAGGACACCTTCGTCAACCACGCCGCGGCCCTGCGCGCCACGGTCGACCGCGAGTGGGCGGAGAGGATCTTCCTGCCCTACGACAACCTCCTCGCCAACGGGCGCGTCGTGCACGGCACCGCCCTCGCCGTGGACGGCACCACCGTCCACGTCGCGGGTGAGGGCGCGATCGAGGCCGACTACCTCGTCCTCGCCACGGGCACCGCCTACCCGTTCCCCGCCAAGCACCTCGAGTCCTCCTCGGTGATCGCCAAGGCCCGTATCGAGCGCGCCCACGCGAACCTCGAGCAGGCCAAGCGCGTCCTGGTCACCGGCGCCGGCGACGTCGGCATCGAGATGGTCGGCGAGATCACCTCCGCCTTCCCCGGCATCGAGGTCATCCTGCTCGAGCGCGAGGACGAGATCCTCCCGCGCAAGGGCAACAAGCCCGAGCTCCGCGAGGCCATCGCCTTCCAGCTCCAGCAGCGGGGCGTCGAGATCATCACCGGCGACCGCCTCACCTCCCTGCCCCCGGTGGACCCGGGCGTGCTCTCGCCCTTCCACGTCGGCACCAAGCACGGCCGCACCATCGAGGCCGACATGTGGTTCCGCGCCTACGGAGCCGCCGCCGCGACCGGCTTCCTCGGCGACGACTACGACGACATCCGCCACTACGACGGCACGATCCGCGTCGACGACCAGCTCCGCGTCGTCGACCACCCGAGGGTGTGGGCCATCGGCGACATCACCGACGTGCGCGAGACCAAGCGCGCGGACGCCGCCCGCGCCCACGCGGCGGTCGTCGCGGAGAACATCCGCTCGCTCATCGAGGGCAAGCCCTCCGAGGCGACCTACGCCCCGCGGCCCGAGCAGGTCGTCCTGCCGCTCGGCCCCGACGGCGGCGCCGCCCAGCTGCTGCGCGACGGCGTCCGCGTCGTCGTCGGCCCGGAGGAGGCCACCCGTATCAAGGGCGCGGACATCTTCGACACGCGCATGCGCCAGACCCTCGGCGTCACCGACTGA
- a CDS encoding YeeE/YedE family protein produces the protein MIITGLLVGAVLGLVLQRGRFCITGAYRDLWVSHSWRWFTAFLLAIAVQAVGVALLTATGVITPEIPTLNVFAVVVGSFLFGVGIVLAGGCATGTYYRAGEGLVGSWFALIAYAGAAAASKTGVLAPLTDWAKSVWSTSLTTIPATVGLPDWTGVALLAVIVAALVRWQRRLAEARPVSLQLPAERTGLNHLLFEKAWNPLVTGVIVGVVAIIAWPTSWASGRHDGLGITTPSSNLVGYVVTGDSTKVDWGVLLVLGILLGSFVSAKASGEFRVRVPSATVIQRSIAGGVLMGVGAAWAGGCSIGNGLVQTSLLSWQGWLALVFQIVGAGAAAYVTIIRPREQRRRERAAARAQALAAPAPVSPDQALSASSPAAAR, from the coding sequence ATGATCATCACCGGACTCCTCGTCGGAGCCGTCCTCGGACTCGTGCTCCAGCGCGGCCGCTTCTGCATCACCGGCGCCTACCGGGACCTGTGGGTCTCGCACTCCTGGCGCTGGTTCACCGCCTTCCTCCTCGCGATCGCGGTCCAGGCCGTCGGCGTCGCCCTCCTCACGGCGACCGGGGTCATCACACCCGAGATCCCGACGCTCAACGTCTTCGCGGTCGTCGTCGGGTCCTTCCTCTTCGGAGTCGGGATCGTCCTGGCCGGCGGCTGCGCCACCGGCACCTACTACCGCGCCGGAGAGGGGCTCGTCGGGTCCTGGTTCGCGCTCATCGCCTACGCCGGAGCGGCCGCCGCCTCCAAGACCGGCGTCCTCGCACCGCTCACCGACTGGGCGAAGTCCGTCTGGAGCACCAGCCTCACCACGATCCCGGCCACGGTCGGCCTGCCCGACTGGACCGGCGTGGCCCTCCTCGCCGTCATCGTGGCGGCGCTCGTCCGCTGGCAGCGCCGCCTGGCCGAGGCCCGCCCCGTGAGCCTCCAGCTCCCCGCCGAGCGCACCGGTCTCAACCACCTCCTCTTCGAGAAGGCCTGGAACCCGCTCGTCACCGGCGTCATCGTCGGCGTCGTCGCGATCATCGCCTGGCCGACCTCCTGGGCCTCCGGACGCCACGACGGCCTCGGCATCACGACCCCGTCCTCCAACCTCGTCGGTTACGTCGTCACCGGGGACTCCACGAAGGTCGACTGGGGTGTCCTCCTCGTCCTCGGCATCCTCCTCGGCTCCTTCGTGTCCGCGAAGGCCTCGGGCGAGTTCCGCGTCCGAGTCCCCTCCGCCACCGTCATCCAGCGCTCCATCGCGGGAGGCGTCCTCATGGGAGTCGGGGCCGCCTGGGCGGGCGGCTGCTCCATCGGCAACGGCCTGGTCCAGACCTCGCTGCTGTCCTGGCAGGGCTGGCTCGCCCTCGTCTTCCAGATCGTCGGCGCCGGCGCGGCGGCCTACGTCACCATCATCCGGCCGCGCGAGCAGCGTCGTCGGGAGCGTGCGGCCGCCCGCGCGCAGGCCCTCGCCGCCCCGGCACCGGTCTCCCCCGACCAGGCGCTGTCCGCGTCCAGCCCCGCGGCCGCCCGCTGA
- a CDS encoding aldo/keto reductase gives MEQRRLGRTGLTVSSVGLGTMTWGRDTDELEARDQLDVFLDAGGTLLDTAASYCEGASEEVIGGLLAEHVDRRDVVLVSKAGVRTWRTTSRPTTADASRGTLLDILDDSLARLGTDHLDLWLVQVPDPRTPLEETVDALRTAVASGRTRYVGVSNHPAWASVRAADLLAEDRGPGMAAVEVEHSLLARGAEREVVPAAGALGFGVIGYAPLGRGVLTGKYRSTTPPDSRGASPHLRSYVAPYLGQSHEGVVEAVATAAAGLDRKPVEVALAWARDAPGIASTVVGARTPAQLQGALAAEELVLPAQIRRALSEVTNPSFGYPERF, from the coding sequence ATGGAGCAGCGCAGACTGGGTCGTACGGGACTCACGGTGTCTTCGGTGGGACTCGGCACGATGACCTGGGGCCGCGACACCGACGAGCTCGAGGCCCGCGACCAGCTCGACGTCTTCCTCGACGCCGGCGGCACCCTCCTCGACACCGCCGCCTCCTACTGCGAGGGCGCCTCCGAGGAGGTCATCGGCGGTCTGCTCGCCGAGCACGTCGACCGCCGCGACGTCGTCCTCGTCTCCAAGGCCGGCGTGCGCACCTGGCGCACCACCTCCCGCCCGACGACCGCCGACGCCTCCCGCGGCACCCTCCTCGACATCCTCGACGACTCCCTCGCCCGCCTGGGTACCGACCACCTCGACCTCTGGCTCGTCCAGGTGCCCGACCCGCGCACGCCCCTGGAGGAGACGGTCGACGCGCTGCGCACCGCCGTCGCCTCGGGCCGCACCCGCTACGTCGGCGTCTCCAACCACCCCGCCTGGGCCTCCGTGCGCGCCGCAGACCTCCTCGCCGAGGACCGGGGCCCCGGGATGGCCGCCGTCGAGGTCGAGCACTCCCTGCTCGCCCGCGGTGCCGAGCGCGAGGTCGTCCCCGCCGCCGGGGCCCTGGGCTTCGGCGTCATCGGCTACGCGCCGCTCGGCCGCGGAGTCCTCACCGGCAAGTACCGCTCGACGACTCCCCCGGACTCGCGCGGCGCCTCCCCGCACCTGCGCTCCTACGTCGCCCCCTACCTCGGCCAGTCCCACGAGGGGGTCGTCGAGGCCGTCGCCACGGCTGCCGCCGGTCTGGACCGCAAGCCCGTCGAGGTCGCCCTCGCCTGGGCGCGCGACGCTCCGGGGATCGCCTCGACCGTGGTCGGCGCGCGCACGCCCGCGCAGCTCCAGGGGGCGCTCGCCGCGGAGGAGCTCGTCCTGCCGGCTCAGATCCGTCGCGCCCTGTCCGAGGTGACGAACCCGTCCTTCGGCTACCCCGAGCGCTTCTGA